A genomic segment from Polyangium mundeleinium encodes:
- a CDS encoding beta-propeller domain-containing protein codes for MTERTKVMRALRAGFSLSRAGLCGSLLVLLCAGCGAEPTGGPLGGGSGVDLDPVPPKVDDPPNVRPLPPLPTGPEARPDPPSMPLQGATSFLSADEPWLQWGEEEEEEEEEEEEEEEERELEEGDIYRVLSDGMLLNLNLYRGLQVIDIGDLSNTEIVGRLPIQGTPVEMYVDGDRAVILLNEWSGYEGHPEKLVVENRTGGTILLVDVADRQHPKLLSQRYIPGYIQTSRYANGQAKDSLYVAASEWEYKKVDGNWEYVLTSTVKSFDVAPTKLISKSEITLGGDVTDVHAEGDVLLVARGNSAWSDQSSNVAVVDISNIDGSMTLRDEITVPGFVRSQFHMDMRGDVLRVFSGPRWGVGKQSHLTTYDASNLDTLVPIDHVAFGTDQAMFGAIFLDDRAFAVTYMQTDPFHAFSVGADGSVEEKSEFIVSGWNDFFRPAFSASRLIGIGVNDENGSRKLAVSLYDITNLENPQPLVTRSEVGGQGGGWNWSEASWDHRAFTVSDNAVNVLSPSGETETGLVLLPFYGYQYGADGTWETKSAVQIFTFSDHTVTRRGVMLHSDPVRRAFRLPNQNGANLSERELRVYDQTNPDNPVLRDQLDLAPEFSQVFPVGNSHIARVKEPNWYYWWWDPNGPKVVEIVPKGQDVELATPVASFEVPANSSLFPVGDKLVAVTSVPNNWPNYQTTAQVFDLADPTNPTEAGSLVTNDLPGVGTVYEGNQYASSVRVIGDSLVFTNAEAVWQEPIHATQCWEYIYTNADCFGEEGCTYLAGQRDCYEINGNPEVCVGGFATCTDHADAEPSCVPLPEGATPEPLSGYCYSADQYPVTSRYSFKVLDLSDPTDPKVGGVVQTHVEEDGVRLLDDGDSLYVTVKKSVEVPLDARPYAQYFVRRLDVTNPASPVLGPAINVPGELVAKKGSVLFTQDKLWGQRFVDSGIAKLELSGDLAHLQNYEHLPFRRVNSFGVDEGGLPVVVHGLQWQSHGAYYASVSPAFSVFAPRPDGDDFVALSTTRLPTYLWLQHVDRKRAFLSTYNGVLMVNLDAPETPFAQAFFKTWYYGGSNAPRIIDDEVYLPAGPTGIQQLGIDASNLLQTP; via the coding sequence ATGACGGAAAGGACGAAGGTCATGCGGGCTCTCCGGGCCGGATTCTCCCTGTCGCGTGCTGGGCTTTGCGGCTCCCTCCTCGTGTTGTTGTGCGCCGGTTGCGGGGCCGAGCCGACGGGCGGGCCGCTCGGCGGAGGCAGCGGGGTCGACCTCGACCCGGTGCCCCCGAAGGTCGACGATCCGCCGAATGTCCGTCCGCTCCCGCCCCTCCCGACGGGCCCCGAGGCGCGCCCTGACCCGCCGTCGATGCCGCTGCAAGGCGCCACGTCGTTCCTCTCCGCCGACGAACCTTGGCTCCAATGGGGCGAAGAAGAGGAGGAAGAAGAGGAGGAGGAAGAGGAGGAAGAGGAAGAACGCGAGCTCGAGGAGGGCGATATTTATCGTGTCCTCAGCGACGGCATGCTCCTCAACCTGAACCTCTATCGGGGACTTCAGGTCATCGACATCGGCGACCTTTCGAACACCGAGATTGTCGGCCGTTTGCCCATTCAGGGCACGCCCGTCGAGATGTACGTCGACGGCGATCGCGCTGTCATCCTGCTGAACGAGTGGTCCGGCTACGAAGGGCACCCCGAGAAGCTCGTCGTGGAGAACCGAACGGGCGGGACGATCTTGCTTGTCGACGTCGCCGATCGGCAGCACCCGAAGCTCCTCTCGCAGCGGTATATCCCGGGCTACATCCAGACGAGCCGTTATGCGAACGGCCAGGCCAAGGACTCGCTCTACGTCGCTGCCAGCGAATGGGAGTACAAGAAGGTCGACGGCAACTGGGAGTACGTGCTCACGAGCACCGTGAAGAGCTTCGACGTGGCCCCCACGAAGCTCATCTCGAAATCGGAGATCACGCTCGGCGGAGACGTGACGGACGTGCACGCCGAGGGCGACGTCCTGCTCGTGGCCCGCGGCAACTCCGCGTGGTCGGACCAGAGCAGCAACGTCGCGGTCGTGGACATCTCGAACATCGACGGCTCGATGACCCTGCGCGACGAGATCACCGTCCCGGGCTTCGTACGCTCGCAGTTTCACATGGATATGCGCGGCGACGTCCTGCGCGTCTTCTCCGGCCCGCGGTGGGGCGTCGGCAAGCAGAGCCACCTCACGACGTACGACGCGTCGAACCTCGACACGCTCGTCCCCATCGATCACGTCGCCTTCGGGACGGATCAGGCGATGTTCGGCGCGATTTTCCTTGATGATCGGGCGTTTGCCGTGACGTACATGCAGACGGATCCGTTCCACGCCTTCTCGGTCGGCGCGGATGGCAGCGTCGAGGAGAAGAGCGAGTTCATCGTCTCCGGGTGGAACGATTTCTTCCGGCCGGCGTTCTCCGCGTCGCGCCTCATCGGCATCGGGGTGAACGACGAGAATGGCTCGCGCAAGCTCGCGGTGAGCCTCTACGACATCACGAACCTCGAGAACCCGCAGCCGCTCGTGACGCGGTCGGAGGTCGGCGGGCAAGGCGGCGGATGGAACTGGTCCGAGGCGAGCTGGGATCACCGCGCCTTCACCGTGTCGGACAATGCGGTGAACGTGCTCTCTCCGAGCGGCGAGACGGAGACGGGCCTCGTCCTCCTCCCGTTTTATGGGTATCAATATGGGGCGGACGGGACATGGGAGACGAAATCGGCGGTCCAGATCTTCACGTTCTCGGACCACACGGTGACGCGGCGCGGGGTCATGTTGCACTCGGATCCCGTGCGCCGCGCCTTCCGCCTGCCGAACCAGAATGGCGCGAACCTGTCGGAGCGGGAGCTCCGCGTCTACGACCAGACGAACCCGGACAACCCCGTCCTGCGTGATCAGCTCGATCTCGCGCCGGAGTTCAGCCAGGTGTTCCCGGTCGGCAATTCCCACATCGCGAGGGTGAAGGAGCCGAACTGGTATTACTGGTGGTGGGATCCGAACGGCCCCAAGGTCGTGGAGATCGTCCCCAAGGGCCAAGACGTCGAGCTCGCCACGCCCGTCGCGAGCTTCGAGGTGCCCGCGAATTCGTCGCTCTTCCCGGTGGGCGACAAACTCGTCGCGGTGACATCGGTCCCGAACAACTGGCCGAACTACCAGACCACGGCGCAGGTCTTCGACCTCGCCGACCCCACGAATCCCACGGAGGCCGGCTCGCTCGTCACGAACGATTTGCCCGGGGTGGGGACCGTGTACGAGGGCAACCAATACGCCTCGTCCGTCCGCGTGATCGGCGATTCGCTCGTCTTCACGAACGCCGAAGCCGTGTGGCAAGAGCCGATCCACGCGACCCAGTGCTGGGAGTACATCTACACGAATGCCGATTGCTTCGGCGAAGAGGGCTGCACGTACCTCGCGGGCCAGCGTGATTGTTATGAGATCAATGGCAACCCCGAGGTTTGCGTCGGCGGTTTTGCCACCTGCACCGACCACGCGGATGCCGAGCCGTCGTGCGTGCCGCTCCCGGAGGGCGCGACGCCGGAGCCGCTCTCCGGCTATTGCTACAGCGCCGACCAATACCCCGTCACCTCGCGATACTCGTTCAAGGTGCTCGATCTCTCGGATCCCACGGATCCGAAGGTCGGCGGCGTCGTTCAGACGCACGTCGAGGAGGACGGGGTTCGTTTGCTCGACGACGGCGATTCGCTCTACGTCACGGTCAAGAAATCCGTGGAGGTGCCGCTCGATGCTCGGCCCTACGCGCAATACTTCGTTCGTCGCCTCGACGTCACGAACCCCGCGTCTCCCGTTCTCGGCCCGGCGATCAACGTCCCGGGCGAGCTCGTCGCCAAGAAGGGCTCGGTCCTCTTCACGCAGGACAAACTGTGGGGGCAGCGGTTCGTGGATTCGGGGATCGCCAAGCTCGAGCTCTCGGGCGACCTTGCGCACCTGCAGAACTACGAGCACCTGCCGTTCCGCCGGGTGAACTCCTTCGGCGTGGACGAAGGCGGCCTGCCCGTCGTCGTGCACGGGCTGCAATGGCAGTCGCACGGGGCCTATTACGCGAGCGTCTCCCCCGCGTTCTCCGTCTTCGCGCCGCGCCCGGACGGCGACGATTTCGTCGCGCTCTCGACCACGCGCCTACCGACCTACCTCTGGCTGCAGCACGTCGATCGCAAGCGCGCGTTCCTCTCGACGTACAACGGGGTCCTGATGGTGAACCTCGACGCGCCGGAGACGCCGTTCGCCCAGGCCTTCTTCAAGACCTGGTATTATGGCGGCTCGAACGCCCCGCGGATCATCGACGACGAGGTCTACCTCCCCGCGGGACCGACCGGCATTCAGCAGCTCGGGATCGACGCGTCGAACCTGCTGCAAACCCCCTGA
- a CDS encoding DUF2135 domain-containing protein codes for MTSRARAFLVLLALFATLASSAGGCGGGSPPASMAGAPANAGEAAPSSVESMDTAAAPEAPYDADDAKAEAPPPPPPMAPAAPMEPSAAAPMPTSAPVQAPGGGGAPRLAVEQKSAEKGATAAKPKAVAGSDEATTWKRAQSGAHAVRVEIGDREALPVRSVQAKVAIDGFMARVVLDIVVKNNRPETYEGTLKLRLPVGASPYYFAFGQDAMAIAGDAVPAFFPADRARGMGGEPAEIRRARESAWQGVKEARMVPKEKAALAYTQTVRRNVDPALLEWAGPNVFNTRVFPLVGGKSHRIVLGYDVPLTRIGEDLEYSFDLPENVGSKAIDFAVVAPQGASVDVTPVAPAFSGPDKRFYRFDDPSGKTVTVRIKKPGAAHVVATDAATGPYFAADIAPQFPASAAAKGEENALFLVDTSLSSNPDRFNVWLKLLDALLANNEDTIKHYNVLFFNIEQTLWKPRFVTNDAASRRELQTFAQGLALEGATDLGAALGRAATAPGAPQFDVFLLSDGAATWGEPDAQMITRRLQKTPVRSIYAYQTGLAGTDVDALTLLTRETGGALFSVTGDAEVAKASTAHKSRPFRLVSARVAGGSDVLFAGRPRFVFPGQTLRVAGRGAPEKDATVELTLESGSGTQVVKAPLGQAIPSPLAIRGYGQIAVAQIEELAPATETMAKAYSIHFRVPGKTSSLLMLESEADYQRFGIVPEDFARSIKSAAASRIVEDTLALSASALGNPKATFLRWIDGLPTTPGVSLTVPPSFRQALNQMPEESFRVDAAPLAVKSRDKKSIPAPVLADLAAHKLDYDRMTNEAERRRASLGPADALKALSSLVEENPGDAVLARDIGVTAMSFGLPADAFHLFRRVAVARPYEPQTYRAMAQTLTRLGRTDLAMAYFEVGLAGQWEARFGEFRKILALEYFDLLQRAARGDLKTSVPEYVKGRLPQVARETQLQSADLVVMITWNTDATDIDLHVTEPNGDVCYFGNRQTQIGGMLTLDVTQGYGPEMYVLKNATDGRYKIQAHYFASDRNRASTRTKVQVIVFEDFGTSAQKATEKVIMLEYGKQKHDLLEIVRKAKPGQKPKSTLEMAGP; via the coding sequence ATGACCTCGCGCGCGCGTGCATTCCTCGTCCTCCTCGCGCTGTTCGCCACCCTCGCTTCGAGCGCGGGCGGCTGCGGCGGCGGCTCGCCCCCGGCCTCGATGGCAGGAGCCCCCGCGAACGCTGGGGAGGCCGCTCCCTCGTCCGTCGAATCCATGGATACGGCGGCGGCGCCGGAGGCTCCCTACGACGCCGACGACGCAAAAGCCGAAGCTCCGCCTCCGCCTCCGCCGATGGCCCCGGCAGCCCCGATGGAGCCCAGCGCCGCGGCGCCCATGCCCACCTCAGCGCCGGTGCAAGCGCCGGGCGGCGGCGGGGCGCCACGCCTCGCGGTCGAGCAGAAGTCGGCCGAAAAAGGCGCAACCGCGGCGAAGCCCAAGGCCGTCGCGGGCTCGGACGAGGCGACGACGTGGAAGCGCGCGCAGAGCGGGGCGCACGCGGTGCGCGTCGAGATCGGCGATCGCGAGGCGCTGCCGGTGCGCAGCGTGCAGGCCAAAGTCGCGATCGACGGGTTCATGGCCCGCGTCGTGCTCGACATCGTGGTCAAGAACAACCGCCCGGAGACATACGAAGGCACGCTCAAGCTCCGCCTGCCCGTGGGCGCGTCGCCGTATTACTTTGCATTCGGGCAGGACGCGATGGCCATCGCGGGCGACGCCGTCCCGGCATTTTTCCCGGCGGACCGAGCCCGCGGCATGGGCGGCGAGCCGGCCGAGATCCGCCGCGCGCGCGAGTCCGCCTGGCAAGGCGTGAAAGAGGCGCGCATGGTGCCGAAGGAGAAGGCCGCGCTCGCCTACACGCAGACCGTGCGCCGCAACGTGGATCCGGCGCTGCTCGAATGGGCCGGCCCGAACGTCTTCAACACGCGCGTCTTCCCGCTCGTCGGGGGCAAATCCCACCGCATCGTCCTCGGCTACGACGTGCCGCTCACGCGGATCGGCGAGGATCTCGAATACAGCTTCGATCTGCCGGAGAACGTCGGCAGCAAGGCGATCGATTTCGCCGTCGTGGCCCCGCAGGGCGCGTCCGTCGATGTCACGCCGGTCGCGCCTGCCTTCTCGGGCCCGGACAAACGTTTCTATCGCTTCGACGATCCGTCCGGAAAAACGGTCACGGTCCGCATCAAGAAGCCGGGGGCCGCGCACGTCGTCGCCACGGACGCCGCGACGGGGCCGTATTTCGCGGCCGACATCGCGCCGCAGTTCCCCGCGTCAGCGGCGGCGAAGGGCGAGGAGAACGCGCTCTTCCTCGTCGACACCTCGCTCTCGTCGAACCCGGACCGCTTCAACGTCTGGCTGAAGCTGCTCGACGCGCTCCTCGCGAACAACGAGGACACGATCAAGCACTACAACGTCCTCTTCTTCAACATCGAGCAGACCCTCTGGAAGCCGCGCTTCGTCACGAACGACGCCGCCTCGCGCCGCGAGCTCCAGACGTTCGCGCAAGGCCTCGCGCTCGAAGGCGCGACCGACCTCGGCGCCGCGCTCGGCCGGGCCGCGACGGCGCCCGGCGCCCCGCAATTCGACGTCTTCCTTCTCAGCGACGGCGCCGCGACCTGGGGCGAGCCCGACGCGCAGATGATCACGCGCCGCCTGCAGAAGACCCCGGTCCGCTCGATTTACGCCTATCAAACGGGCCTCGCGGGCACGGACGTCGACGCGCTCACGCTGCTGACGCGCGAGACCGGCGGCGCGCTCTTCTCCGTCACCGGCGACGCCGAGGTCGCCAAGGCCTCGACCGCGCACAAGAGCCGCCCCTTCCGCCTGGTCTCGGCGCGCGTCGCCGGCGGCAGCGACGTCCTCTTCGCCGGCCGTCCCCGCTTCGTCTTTCCCGGCCAAACCCTGCGTGTCGCCGGCCGCGGCGCGCCCGAGAAGGACGCGACCGTCGAGCTCACGCTCGAATCCGGCAGCGGCACGCAGGTCGTCAAGGCGCCCCTCGGCCAGGCGATCCCCTCGCCGCTCGCCATTCGTGGGTATGGCCAGATCGCGGTCGCGCAGATCGAAGAGCTCGCCCCCGCCACCGAGACCATGGCGAAAGCATATTCGATCCACTTCCGCGTCCCCGGCAAAACCTCGTCGCTGCTCATGCTGGAGTCCGAGGCCGATTACCAGCGCTTCGGCATCGTGCCCGAGGACTTTGCGCGGTCCATCAAATCAGCGGCGGCGTCGCGGATCGTGGAAGACACGCTGGCCCTCTCGGCCTCCGCGCTCGGCAACCCCAAGGCCACGTTCCTGCGCTGGATCGACGGTTTGCCCACGACACCCGGCGTGAGCCTCACCGTGCCGCCCTCGTTCCGCCAGGCGCTGAACCAGATGCCCGAGGAGAGCTTCCGGGTCGACGCAGCTCCGCTCGCCGTGAAATCACGCGACAAGAAATCGATCCCGGCCCCCGTGCTCGCCGACCTCGCCGCGCACAAGCTCGATTACGATCGCATGACGAACGAGGCGGAGCGCCGGCGTGCCTCGCTCGGGCCCGCGGACGCCCTCAAAGCGCTGAGCTCGCTCGTCGAGGAAAACCCCGGCGACGCCGTGCTCGCGCGCGACATCGGCGTCACGGCGATGAGCTTCGGCCTGCCCGCGGACGCCTTCCACCTCTTCCGCCGCGTCGCCGTGGCGCGCCCCTACGAGCCGCAGACCTACCGCGCGATGGCGCAGACCCTCACGCGTCTTGGCCGCACGGACCTCGCGATGGCGTATTTCGAGGTCGGCCTCGCAGGGCAATGGGAAGCGCGGTTCGGCGAGTTCCGCAAGATCCTCGCGCTCGAATACTTCGACCTGCTCCAGCGCGCGGCCCGCGGCGACCTCAAGACGAGCGTCCCCGAGTACGTCAAAGGCCGCCTGCCGCAGGTGGCCCGCGAGACCCAACTCCAGAGCGCCGATCTCGTCGTGATGATCACCTGGAACACGGACGCGACCGACATCGACCTGCATGTAACCGAGCCAAACGGCGACGTCTGCTACTTCGGCAATCGCCAGACGCAGATCGGCGGAATGCTCACCCTCGACGTCACGCAGGGCTATGGCCCGGAGATGTACGTCCTGAAAAACGCGACGGATGGCAGGTACAAGATTCAGGCCCATTACTTCGCGTCGGACCGAAACCGCGCCTCGACGCGGACGAAGGTGCAAGTGATCGTGTTCGAGGACTTCGGCACGAGCGCGCAGAAGGCGACCGAGAAGGTCATCATGCTCGAATACGGCAAGCAGAAGCACGACCTCCTCGAGATCGTGCGCAAGGCGAAGCCGGGCCAGAAGCCCAAGTCCACGTTGGAGATGGCGGGGCCCTGA
- a CDS encoding TIGR02452 family protein — protein sequence MKLGSVATETLDIVARGKYESAGGLHVRIGSLIEAAAAGTVLYAPGDLARAEPRERRPGAIRVEVTDETTAAAGRRLCREGEARVAALNFASAKNPGGGFLGGAKAQEEDLARCSALYTCLLRQPKYYEANRATASMIYTDHLIYSPDVPFFRDDRLALLDEPFTLSIVTAPAPNAGEALRRDKEAGPAIREALERRAAYVLAAIALHGHRTLVLGAWGCGVFRNDPREVADVLARWIVHPRFEGAFDRVVFGIYDRSAGRQTLRAFEERMANL from the coding sequence ATGAAGCTCGGCAGCGTGGCGACCGAGACCCTCGACATCGTGGCGCGGGGCAAATACGAGAGTGCCGGAGGCCTGCACGTCCGGATCGGCTCGCTCATCGAAGCCGCCGCGGCGGGGACCGTGCTCTACGCGCCGGGTGATCTCGCGCGCGCTGAGCCTCGCGAGCGGCGCCCCGGAGCGATCCGCGTCGAGGTGACGGACGAGACGACCGCGGCCGCGGGGCGGAGGCTTTGCCGCGAGGGAGAGGCGCGTGTCGCCGCGTTGAATTTCGCATCGGCGAAAAACCCGGGCGGCGGATTTTTGGGGGGCGCCAAGGCCCAGGAGGAGGACCTCGCCCGGTGCTCGGCGCTTTATACGTGCCTGCTCCGGCAGCCGAAGTATTACGAGGCAAACCGGGCGACGGCGTCGATGATCTACACGGATCACCTCATCTACTCGCCCGACGTGCCGTTTTTCCGGGACGACCGGCTCGCGCTGCTCGACGAACCGTTCACGTTGTCGATCGTGACGGCGCCGGCCCCGAACGCGGGCGAGGCGCTCCGCCGCGACAAGGAGGCGGGCCCCGCGATCCGTGAGGCCCTCGAGCGGCGCGCGGCGTACGTCCTCGCCGCCATCGCCCTCCACGGGCACCGCACCCTCGTGCTCGGCGCGTGGGGCTGCGGCGTGTTCCGCAACGACCCGCGCGAGGTCGCGGACGTACTCGCGCGCTGGATCGTGCATCCGCGCTTCGAGGGCGCCTTCGATCGTGTGGTCTTCGGTATCTACGATCGCAGCGCGGGCCGGCAGACCTTGCGCGCGTTCGAGGAGCGGATGGCGAACCTGTGA
- a CDS encoding MopE-related protein encodes MASTFRPRRSAGSAFLAAALGLASFALPASADAQTFPANATWKPLVRGGVRVADPPGDAGSGRDVVSDSAQGAAAAYFAGDANFLYVRLRINDAVLQMPPADFKAFGWVCLIDTDGNLASHELSIGVLGSSDVVELRRNTSPQNDGSPADISETLVKSYPASTHARSVAASTMVSGDADFFIDWAVARVDLGIANQTPFRLACGSSNDAQSLTVDLISDKGALTLAGLVADPIALYGATCLYDCLDSGFPCDVGVGACLATGSILCDGLTRSCDAFPGEPGTETCNGIDDDCNGETDEIFGLGVPCDVGVGACAASGVIVCTSDELLSECSVDPGNPVLEMCNGIDDDCDGLTDENFDVGEACTSGLGACEAVGVKVCSGPATTQCDAQPGIPEAEACNGIDDDCDGVVDNGLGLGDSCTVGVGACLAQGVFVCDALFGTTCNATPGLPSNETCNGVDDDCNGVTDEGCADTDGDGLTDAEEVLLGTDPNDADTDDDGVPDGAEPSMAEDTDGDGLINALDPDSDDDGLFDGTEMGYGCDDPATNLAAMTCVPDGDLGATTTDPTKADTDGGGKPDGAEDADHDGVLDPGETNPNDPSDDAYTCFTDADCGNPVSGSVCEAGACVPGCRGAAGNGCPHGEVCSSSDASRGVCTPAPNECAKDADCGAPGSGRVCDIPARLCQAGCRGAAGNGCPAGSFCTSETSTPGVCAPVPVVGLEGNGVFCEAAGAGRGGRTGGVPFALVVGLSAFVVRRLSREKRRSRGEIEG; translated from the coding sequence ATGGCTTCGACCTTCCGCCCTCGTCGCTCCGCTGGATCCGCGTTCCTCGCCGCGGCGCTCGGGCTCGCCTCGTTTGCCCTGCCCGCGTCGGCGGATGCCCAGACGTTCCCCGCCAACGCTACGTGGAAACCGCTCGTTCGGGGTGGCGTGCGGGTCGCGGATCCACCGGGGGATGCGGGATCTGGGCGTGACGTCGTCAGCGACTCCGCGCAGGGCGCCGCCGCGGCTTACTTCGCAGGCGACGCCAATTTCCTCTACGTCCGGCTGCGGATCAACGACGCGGTGCTTCAGATGCCGCCCGCGGACTTCAAGGCGTTCGGCTGGGTTTGTCTCATCGATACCGACGGCAACCTCGCGAGCCACGAGCTCTCCATCGGGGTCCTCGGGAGCTCGGACGTCGTCGAGCTCCGGCGAAACACGAGTCCGCAGAACGATGGATCGCCCGCGGACATCTCGGAGACCCTCGTGAAGAGTTACCCGGCGTCGACGCACGCGCGCTCCGTCGCGGCTTCCACGATGGTGAGCGGAGACGCCGACTTCTTCATCGACTGGGCTGTCGCGCGTGTGGATCTCGGCATCGCCAACCAGACGCCGTTCCGGCTTGCGTGCGGATCGTCGAACGACGCGCAGAGCCTCACGGTCGACCTGATCTCGGACAAGGGCGCCCTCACGCTCGCCGGGCTTGTGGCCGATCCGATCGCCCTTTATGGCGCGACCTGCCTTTACGATTGCCTCGACTCCGGATTTCCCTGCGACGTCGGCGTCGGGGCCTGCCTCGCCACGGGCTCGATCCTGTGTGACGGGCTCACGAGGTCCTGCGACGCGTTCCCCGGCGAGCCTGGCACGGAGACCTGCAACGGGATCGACGACGATTGTAACGGCGAGACCGACGAAATTTTTGGTCTCGGCGTGCCTTGCGACGTGGGCGTCGGCGCGTGCGCGGCGTCGGGCGTCATCGTGTGCACCAGCGACGAGCTTTTGAGCGAGTGCAGCGTCGACCCCGGGAACCCCGTGCTGGAGATGTGTAACGGGATCGACGACGATTGCGACGGGCTGACCGACGAGAATTTTGATGTCGGCGAGGCCTGCACGTCCGGGCTCGGTGCGTGCGAGGCGGTAGGCGTGAAGGTGTGCTCGGGGCCCGCGACGACGCAATGCGACGCCCAGCCCGGGATACCCGAGGCCGAGGCGTGCAATGGCATCGACGACGACTGCGACGGCGTCGTGGACAATGGGCTCGGGCTCGGCGATTCGTGCACGGTGGGCGTGGGCGCGTGCCTCGCGCAGGGCGTCTTCGTCTGCGACGCGCTTTTCGGCACGACGTGCAACGCGACGCCGGGTTTGCCCTCGAACGAGACGTGCAACGGCGTGGACGACGACTGCAACGGCGTGACGGACGAGGGCTGCGCGGACACGGACGGCGATGGGCTGACCGACGCGGAGGAGGTCCTGCTCGGCACGGATCCGAATGACGCCGACACGGACGACGACGGCGTACCCGACGGCGCCGAGCCGTCGATGGCCGAGGACACGGACGGCGACGGGCTCATCAACGCGCTCGATCCGGACAGCGACGATGACGGCCTCTTCGACGGCACCGAGATGGGTTACGGTTGTGACGATCCCGCGACGAACCTCGCCGCGATGACCTGCGTGCCCGACGGCGATCTCGGCGCCACGACGACGGATCCGACGAAGGCCGACACGGACGGCGGTGGCAAACCGGACGGGGCCGAAGACGCGGATCACGACGGCGTGCTCGATCCGGGCGAGACGAACCCGAACGATCCTTCTGACGACGCGTACACCTGTTTCACGGACGCCGATTGCGGCAATCCCGTGAGCGGCTCCGTCTGCGAGGCGGGCGCTTGTGTGCCCGGCTGCCGCGGCGCGGCGGGCAATGGTTGTCCTCATGGCGAGGTGTGCTCGTCCTCGGACGCCTCGCGCGGCGTTTGCACGCCCGCGCCGAACGAGTGCGCGAAGGACGCCGATTGCGGGGCGCCGGGCAGCGGGCGTGTCTGCGACATCCCCGCGCGCCTCTGCCAGGCAGGTTGCCGCGGCGCGGCGGGCAACGGTTGTCCCGCGGGATCGTTCTGCACCTCGGAGACCTCGACGCCCGGCGTCTGCGCCCCCGTGCCCGTCGTGGGCCTCGAGGGCAACGGCGTGTTCTGCGAGGCCGCCGGCGCGGGCAGGGGCGGCAGGACCGGTGGCGTGCCTTTCGCGCT